In Setaria italica strain Yugu1 chromosome I, Setaria_italica_v2.0, whole genome shotgun sequence, the genomic window GCCGATGACCCTGTACTCGAGTGGCAGCTTGAGGTGGCGCTCCTCGAACTTGTCGATTTTGGTCATCCATTTGTGAGCCTCGTCGAGGGTCTCTGTCAGGTTGCATGATGGAAAGGGGTAGAAGATCGGAATGTGACAAAAGCTGGCATGGTGGAAATGGTAGGGATAGGATGATTACCGGCCTCCGCGAATGATCGCAGGAGCTCCCCGTGTCGCTTGCACTTGCGCTCGAACTCGTCGACGCGGCGCTTGATGGCGTCGGGCGTGTAgcgctcgtcgtcctcgtcgctgTCGGAGTCGGTGGGCTCCCAGTAGccttcgtcggcggcggcggcctccttgGCCTTGCGGCGCTCGAGCTTCTCGATGAGCGGCTTGACGCCCAGGtagtcctcctcttcctcctcctcctcctctggctTTCCCTCCTGGTCGCCGTCCCTGGCGCGGCGGTCCTGGCGCTCCCGCTGGCGCTCGCGCTCGACCTCGGCGAGCAGCTCGTGGACGGCCCGCTCGCTCTGGATCTGAGGCCTGGCGCCCCCCGCGGAGGCGGAGAAGGccaggtggcggcgcgggggcgctATCCGCGAGCctaggtggtggtggcggggaaGTGTGGTGGAGCCCGCGTGGTGGTGCGACCGCAGGGAGAGGAGTCGGGcccacgccgcggcggcgcgggagcgtgctgcggcggcggccatggcggcgggggGAGAGGCGAGCAGAAAGaaggtggaggagagagggttTTTGAGTGATCGCCCGGCCCCCCCGCTACCGTGGGCGGAATGAGGTCTAAATGGGCCTTTACTACTGAATTGAGCCCATGGGCTAGCTAGCTCTCGTGCGTTTCATGGGCCCAACAGCTATCCCACTATCCTGCCTGCCTGGTCGTGTCAGTCTGGGGCAATTCCGTCCATAAGTATTAGCAGTGGAAGTGGATTGGTTCCGTGTCgaagcaggaggaagaagagagagagagagagaggggggaggagaATTCGATTCCGATTTCTAGGGTTTGCTTGCTCCTCGACATCGCCTCCTCCCCATCGGCCGGCTAGGTTTTGCTAAGCTATGATCCCCAAACCTCCCATCCTCGTCGTCCTCTGAATCTGCTTCGCGATCGAATTTGGATTCGATTGGGGGAGCCAATCTACCACACCCGCCGCGCGCCGACATACTATGGttcacgcccgccgccgcccatcgccaccgccgtcgtcctcctcgccgaTGCTCCACAAGAACCTCCGCGCGCTCGGCCCCGGCTTGAATCCCTTCGCTCCTTTCGGCATGGGCAACTACTCCCTCGCTTCCTCCTCCCGCTAATCCTCTCCTCGAATCCTCTCCTCCGCTTCCGATCTCTCTCccgattgctgctgctgctgctggtaaaTTCGATCCCGGCTGCTTCCTCGCTCGCGAAGCCGCAACCATCCTTCCTCCCGTCCGCTTCCTTGCTCCATCGGTTTGGATCTGAGAGCCAGCCCTACAAGACTAGCATGGTGCTGCAGGTGCGCAGGTCGCTCAGCATGAGCCGCCCCCGGAGCTGCCCCGCCGCTGATGACCGTGGCTGGAATCAGCTCCATGTTGCCGCTCGCAAGGGAGACCTCAAGGAGGTACAGATCCAATCTCCCCTTGTCATTCGTTACATGCAATGCTATATAATACCAAACTAGAATGCCCATGGCTGTTGCTACTTCTTGCTTTCTGCCAAAAAAACATTGGGATTCTCCTGCTGTTGTATTGCTTTATCATTCCAAAAGGAAAGCAAGTGTCTGACTCGAAGCGTGATACATGACAAATAGGCTGTAATCAGTTACACATGTGGGCAGCCTAGCACATACAGATTCAGCATGCATTGGCTAACGTAAATCATGCTTGCACATCGCACAGAAACACCAAAAAGGATAAAATTGTGTGCCAGTCAAGGTAACAAGGATTTCTTTTGTTGCCCTCAAGCTAACAAGTTAGTCTCAATCCATGAATGCAGACAAACAACTTCTAGAGTTGGTTTTGTTGGCAATTATTTGTGTCAAAATTTTGCACAATGCATGCCTTCCTGTGTCACCTGCTGATCGGTCTGATTCTCAGACTTAGGTCCTAAGTGTTTTGCCAACCTTTATCCTAGGCTATCTGTTAACTTTTGATGTTCTCTTTGTATTCCTCTCATTTCCTGTTGTTACCTAGTGCTAACTGTTTTTGTAAAATGATGCCTAGGTCCGACGTCTCCTGGATGAGGGGATGGATGTCAATGCACCTGCATGGGGACCTAAATCTCCTGGTGCTACAGCACTCCATCTGGCTGCTCAGGGCGGGCATGTTAAAATCATGGATGAACTGCTGGAGCGTGGTGCAAATATTGATGCTCGAACAAAAGGAGCCTGCGGCTGTAAGTTCGCGCTTCCAATTGACTCACTGCCTGCTCTGTTAGGGAGTAGAGTTTTTAGTATGCTATTTTCTGCTGTCACTCATCGTGTTTTTGCTGGAGTTGATGCAATTTCATGCACATACTTTCCAGCACATATTGTCTGGCTTGCTGCTGTAATGCATCTGCTTAGAAACCTGAACTAAACCTTAAAAGTAAAAAAAGATACCGTGGCAAGAGTCTTGTATGGAAGACACCATTTCTTCATTGAATTCTATGCTCCTACTTCTCTTGCGGTAGTGTGTGAAAGTTTATTGTAACATGCTTACTGAATAACAATATGCTTACTTCTCTTTTCTTGGTTGAACCCAGGGACCCCTCTACACATTGCTGCCAAGGAAAGGAACAAGAAAGCGGTGAGATTCCTGATTGAGAATGGCGCATTCCTGCCTCCTGAGATGAATGACCACAGGTTCAATCCTCCCCTCCACTACTGCTCTGGATTAGAATGGGCGTATGAGATGAAGCGCATGCAAGACGAGAGCGACTCACCTGGCGAGACTTCCTTGAGCTCAGACAGCTAGAGGGAAAGCAAGCAGGTGCACTGCGAAGAGGATGCAGTTTGAGAAGGCGGACAAGTTACTTTCAGAAAACAAAGACGGACAAGTTACATCAGGTTGTGTGGTTATTCTAGAATTGTATGCGCATCATCATTGCGCTGCTTGGTGTCCAGGAGTTGGCACGTACTATGCATGTAGTCTGGTGTTTTGAGTGATTGTTGTCGGATACGTACTCTGCTGCAAGTGTCCTGGGTACTTTGTTATTGCACTGTATTCTTGTGCATTTGTACCGGTATCATATCTTGGGATACGTGTTTTAACATCTGATTTGGCCATCTGGGTaatcatagttttttttttcatctggGAATAGCAAAGCTGAtgaagctgcagcagcagcgtgCGTTGGAAgcactgacatgtgggcccactTTTGCACTCGCCGGCGTGCCTCAGCAATAGAATGTAAAAGATGGCTACCATGTTAGAAATCTTTTAACTAATAAACCATAAAGCAAAGATTATGCTTTCGAGACAAACCTGTTCATGTGATTCTTAGTAATTCAATCCAGTAGTTTAACACACATTGTTCTTGGCTCCATTGTAATTTCAATTGATCTCAGTCGACCGCTATGCCTCCCTCACAGCTTAGGGAATAGTAGTGTTCCCTGGCTTAAAAGGGGAGctaggctgctgc contains:
- the LOC101759897 gene encoding phytochrome-interacting ankyrin-repeat protein 2 produces the protein MVLQVRRSLSMSRPRSCPAADDRGWNQLHVAARKGDLKEVRRLLDEGMDVNAPAWGPKSPGATALHLAAQGGHVKIMDELLERGANIDARTKGACGWTPLHIAAKERNKKAVRFLIENGAFLPPEMNDHRFNPPLHYCSGLEWAYEMKRMQDESDSPGETSLSSDS